A stretch of the Thermodesulfovibrionales bacterium genome encodes the following:
- a CDS encoding HAMP domain-containing protein has translation MKKLGLIFSGVLLFIVAASLIELHFMWIGSLSIATRAILLLLLNINIIALLTLMFFVGKSLVKLSLERKRNVLGSRFKTQIVIISVVLTSIPSALLFLGASGLVTNYIDRWFTPQFRQPIDSTLNIARSIYEVERQKTLDAARTVIARGSLPMDYAVIQLTEMPENPSDVVREAFAGKEATEVVSDEGGDTVRAVVPDSVDGKRRGVLIVESRIPGEITRNVEKIKNAYEDYIKLEALKQPLKINTLIFLGFFTLIVIFMALWTALRFARGITEPIQSLAQATGEVALGNLDVKVGIERDDEIGFLINSFNHMVRELREGKESLQEAYNESDRRRLYTENILENIQSGVIFLDADGNSLTINRAACSILNVTPEDVIGKNYREILSRIRSESLQEFVQGIRLKNLGSVEREVWATIREKRRLLKVSIMGLRDTLSHYLGLLVVFDDLTDVIKAQRALAWQEVARRIAHEIKNPLTPIKLSTERMLKK, from the coding sequence TATAGCAACGCGGGCTATTCTTCTTCTCCTTCTCAACATCAATATTATTGCCCTCCTGACCTTGATGTTTTTCGTCGGAAAGAGCCTGGTGAAGTTGTCCCTTGAGAGGAAACGGAACGTTCTCGGTTCTCGCTTCAAAACGCAGATCGTGATCATCTCCGTAGTCCTCACGTCGATACCATCGGCCCTGCTTTTCTTGGGAGCGAGCGGTCTCGTGACAAACTATATCGACAGATGGTTTACCCCCCAGTTCAGGCAACCCATTGATAGCACGCTGAACATCGCGAGATCGATCTATGAGGTGGAACGGCAGAAGACGCTCGATGCAGCGAGAACAGTCATCGCGAGGGGCTCCCTGCCGATGGACTACGCGGTCATTCAGCTTACCGAGATGCCGGAGAACCCTTCCGATGTCGTCAGAGAGGCGTTTGCCGGAAAGGAAGCGACCGAAGTCGTGTCGGACGAGGGCGGTGATACGGTCCGGGCTGTCGTCCCCGACAGCGTGGACGGTAAGCGACGGGGAGTCTTGATTGTTGAATCCCGCATCCCCGGGGAAATCACGCGGAATGTAGAAAAGATCAAGAATGCCTATGAAGATTACATAAAACTCGAAGCATTAAAGCAGCCACTGAAAATCAACACCCTCATCTTCCTCGGATTCTTTACCCTTATCGTCATTTTTATGGCCCTCTGGACGGCGCTGAGATTTGCGAGAGGGATTACGGAACCCATTCAGAGTCTTGCCCAGGCTACCGGCGAAGTTGCGTTGGGCAATCTCGATGTGAAAGTCGGAATCGAGCGGGACGACGAGATAGGCTTCCTCATTAACTCGTTCAATCACATGGTACGAGAACTGCGCGAGGGCAAAGAATCTCTTCAGGAGGCGTATAACGAATCGGACAGAAGAAGACTCTACACGGAGAATATTCTCGAGAACATCCAGAGCGGGGTCATCTTCCTCGATGCCGACGGCAACAGTCTCACGATAAACAGGGCGGCGTGCTCGATCCTGAACGTCACGCCGGAAGACGTCATCGGGAAAAACTACCGGGAGATCCTTTCCAGAATAAGATCGGAGTCCCTTCAGGAATTCGTTCAGGGCATCAGGTTGAAAAATCTCGGCAGTGTCGAAAGAGAGGTCTGGGCAACCATCAGGGAAAAACGAAGGCTGCTGAAGGTCTCGATCATGGGACTGCGGGATACCCTTTCTCATTATCTCGGCCTTCTCGTCGTCTTTGATGATCTGACGGACGTGATAAAAGCGCAGCGGGCGCTCGCCTGGCAGGAGGTTGCAAGGAGAATCGCCCATGAGATCAAGAACCCCCTCACCCCCATTAAGTTGTCCACCGAGAGAATGTTAAAAAAGTG